The Nitrospira sp. genome segment GCTTTCATCTGCTTGGGTTGTTTTTCAGTCTTTCTGTCGTTGCCGGCGTGCTCGGAGCGTTTGGAATTCCGCTGGTCAGTTCGGAGGGCATGACCATTAGATCTTATTTGGTCCAAGGTGATTTGCCGAACGCCGCCGATGATGTCGCATGGAAGAAGGTTTCACCGATCACGATCCCCCTGAGCGGGCAAGTGATCACGAGGCCTGTGTGGCCGGAACCCACCGTGCGTGCGTTGACGGTGCGGTCCGTACACAACGGGACCGAGATCGCCTTCCTGCTGGAATGGCAGGACAATACGAAGAATGATCGGCTGACTCCCGGCACCTTTCGGGATGGGGTTGCGATCGGCCTTCCGCTCGGCGATGCGCCGGCATTTTTCTGCATGGGGCAGCTCGACCACTATATCAACATCTGGCATTGGAAGGCGGATTGGCAAAGCGATATCGATCGACGGGCGGCTC includes the following:
- a CDS encoding ethylbenzene dehydrogenase-related protein, with the protein product MTDIDSSRFHLLGLFFSLSVVAGVLGAFGIPLVSSEGMTIRSYLVQGDLPNAADDVAWKKVSPITIPLSGQVITRPVWPEPTVRALTVRSVHNGTEIAFLLEWQDNTKNDRLTPGTFRDGVAIGLPLGDAPAFFCMGQLDHYINIWHWKADWQSDIDRRAARASEKKEGGVRTFEVIPRRVSSVEDLIGGGFSTLTTKERQGRVQGQAVWRDGVWHVMMHRPLVSEEQENEATLVPGRVQTVSFAVWNGENKERNGQKAVAPWFQLSIDPVARL